One part of the Paramormyrops kingsleyae isolate MSU_618 chromosome 2, PKINGS_0.4, whole genome shotgun sequence genome encodes these proteins:
- the LOC111858699 gene encoding spectrin alpha chain, non-erythrocytic 1 isoform X1, with amino-acid sequence MRSCRQSAAFTQDGKQIVLCIERGLCKADQMMDTSGTKVLETADDIQDRRQQVLDRYRRFKELSAQRRQKLEDSYRFQFFRRDADELEKWIQEKLQIASDESYKDPTNLQGKLQKHQAFEAEVQANSGAIVKLDETGNLMITEGHFAFEIIRTRLEELHRLWELLLLRTREKGERLLQAQKLVLYLRECEDALDWISDKEPIATSEELGQDLEHVEVLQKKFEGFQTDLAAHEERVNDVNQLAEKLVQEAHPEAALITRKKEEVNAAWKRLKDLAQQRQTKLFGSSEVQRFNRDVDETISWIREKEQLMASDDFGRDLASVQALLRKHEGLERDLAALEDKVNTLGTEAERLQQSHPQNATQIHLKRDELIANWEQIRTLAAERHAHLNDSYRLQRFTADFRDLTSWVTEMKALINADELANDVAGAEALLDRHQEHKGEIDAHEDSFKGTDEAGQALLNTGHYASEEVKEKLGVLAEEKESLLELWELRRQQYEQCMDLQLFYRDTEQVDNWMSKQEAFLLNEDLGDSLDSVEALLKKHEDFEKSLSAQEEKITALDEFATKLIQNNHYAKEDVATRRDALLSRRNALHERAQSRRAALEDSFHLQQFFRDSDELKSWINEKMKTATDEAYKDPSNLQGKVQKHQAFEAELSANQSRVDALHKSGQELLDARHYALDEVSARMGEVSAMWKRLLEATELKGIKLREANQQQQFNRNVEDIELWLYEVEGHLASDDYGKDLTGVQNLQKKHALLEADVAAHQDRIDGITIQARQFQEAGHFDADTIKRKQEALVARYEALKEPMAARKQKLADSLRLQQLFRDVEDEETWIREKEPIAASTNRGKDLIGVQNLLKKHQALQAEIAGHEPRIKAVSQKGQAMVEEGHFAGDEVKAKLAELSGKWEVLKGKASQRRQDLEDSLQAQQYFADANEAESWMREKEPIVGSPDYGKDEDSAEALLKKHEALMSDLSAYGSSIESLKEQAQACRQQVAPTDDETGKELVLALYDYQEKSPREVTMKKGDVLTLLNSTNKDWWKVEVNDRQGFVPAAYVKKLDPTQSSSRENLLDEQSSIAARQEQIENQSLVTKEAYSVSVRMKQVEELYGALLELGEKRKNMLEKSCKKFMVFREASELQQWISEKESALTSEEVASDLEQVEVLQKKFDDFQKDLKANESRLRDINNVASELEAEGLMAEETPVLQAQQQEMLGAAPGKDHPDSKNVSPWKSMRLTVQTVASFNTIKELNERWRSLQKLAEERSNVLGSAHEVQRFHRDADETKEWIEEKNQALNTDNYGHDLASVQALQRKHEGFERDLAALGDKVNSLGETAERLIQSHPEAVDDIQEKCTELNAAWSSLVGRADQRKAKLGSSHDLQRFLSDFRDLMSWINGIRGLVSSDELAKDVTGAEALLERHQEHRTEIDARAGTFQAFEQFGQQLLARGHFASPEIQEKLEALDRERADLEKAWVQRRMMLDQCLELQLFNRDCEQAENWMAAREAFLASDDKGDSLDSVEALIKKHEDFDKAINVQEEKIAALQSFADQLIGADHYSKPEISARRNEVLDRWRRLKAKMIEKRSKLGESQTLQQFSRDVDEIEAWISEKLQTATDESYKDPTNIQLSKLLSKHQKHQAFEAELHANADRIRGVIDMGNSLIQRGACAGSEDAVKVRLSALDDQWQFLVNKSAEKSQKLKEANKQQNFNTGIKDFDFWLSEVEALLASEDYGKDLASVNNLLKKHQLLEADISAHEDRLKDLNGQADSLMASNAFDTSQVKDKRDAVNGRFGKIKSMAAGRRAKLNESHRLHQFFRDLDDEESWIKEKKLLVSSEDYGRDLTGVQNLRKKHKRLEAELGAHEPAIQSVLDTGKKLSDDNTIGQEEIQQRLAQFVEHWKELKDLAAARGQRLEESLEYQQFVANVEEEEAWINEKLNLVGSEDYGDTLAAVQGLLKKHEAFETDFTVHRDRVSDVCSNGDELISKNNHHVDNISAKMKALRGKVSELERAAAQRKTKLDENSAFLQFNWKADVVESWIGEKENSLKTDDYGRDLSSVQTLLTKQETFDAGLQAFQQEGITNITALKDQLLAAKHVQSRAIEARHAALMKRWNQLLANSADRKKKLLEAQKHFRKVEDLFLTFAKKASAFNSWFENAEEDLTDPVRCNSLEEIRALRDAHEAFRSSLSSAEADFSQLAELDRQIKSYQVMSNPYTWFTMEALEETWRNLQKIIKERELELQKEQRRQEENDKLRQEFAQHANAFHQWLQETRTYLLDGIAYRRVIHVYQYEVDDDLSGRSCMVEESGTLESQLEATKRKHQEIRAMRSQLKKIEDLGAAMEEALILDNKYTEHSTVGLAQQWDQLDQLGMRMQHNLEQQIQARNTTGVTEEALKEFSMMFKHFDKDKSGRLNHQEFKSCLRSLGYDLPMVEEGEPDPEFEAILDTVDPNRDGHVSLQEYMAFMISRETENVKSSEEIESAFRALSAENKPYVTKEELYQNLTKEQADYCISHMKPYMDSKGRELPSAFDFVEFTRSLFVN; translated from the exons ACCAGATGATGGACACTAGTGGGACCAAGGTGCTGGAGACGGCCGATGACATCCAGGACCGGCGGCAGCAGGTTCTGGACCGGTACCGGCGCTTCAAGGAGCTGTCGGCCCAGCGGCGGCAGAAGTTGGAGGATTCCTACCGTTTCCAGTTCTTCCGACGTGACGCCGACGAGCTGGAGAAGTGGATCCAGGAGAAGCTGCAGATCGCCTCTGATGAGAGCTACAAAGACCCCACCAACTTGCAG GGAAAGCTGCAGAAGCACCAGGCCTTCGAGGCAGAGGTGCAGGCGAACTCTGGAGCCATCGTCAAGCTGGACGAGACGGGCAACCTGATGATCACCGAGGGCCACTTTGCTTTCGAAATCATCCGG ACTCGCCTGGAGGAGCTGCACCGGCTGTGGGAGCTGCTCCTTCTGAGGACCCGGGAGAAGGGCGAGCGGCTTCTCCAGGCCCAGAAGCTGGTGCTGTACCTGCGGGAGTGTGAGGATGCACTGGACTGGATCAGCGACAAG GAGCCCATCGCCACCTCTGAGGAGCTGGGTCAAGACCTGGAGCATGTGGAGGTGCTGCAGAAGAAGTTTGAGGGGTTCCAGACGGACCTGGCGGCCCATGAGGAGCGTGTCAACGACGTGAACCAGCTGGCGGAGAAGTTGGTGCAGGAGGCGCACCCCGAGGCGGCACTGATCACACGGAAGAAGGAGGAGGTCAATGCCGCATGGAAGCGCCTCAAGGACCTGGCCCAGCAGCGGCAGACCAAGCTATTTGGGTCATCTGAGGTGCAGCGGTTCAACAG GGACGTGGACGAGACCATCAGCTGGATCAGGGAGAAGGAGCAGCTGATGGCGTCGGACGACTTTGGCCGCGACCTGGCGAGCGTGCAGGCCCTGCTGCGGAAGCACGAGGGCCTGGAGAGGGACCTGGCCGCCCTGGAGGACAAG GTGAACACCCTGGGTACAGAGGCGGAGCGGCTGCAGCAGAGCCACCCCCAGAACGCTACCCAGATCCATCTGAAGAGGGACGAGCTCATTGCCAACTGGGAGCAGATCCGCACCCTGGCAGCAGAGCGCCACGCCCACCTCAACGACTCCTACAG gctgcagcGCTTCACGGCGGATTTCCGCGACCTGACCAGCTGGGTGACGGAGATGAAAGCCCTGATTAATGCCGATGAGCTAGCCAATGACGTCGCCGGTGCTGAAGCCCTTCTGGACCGACATCAGGAACATAAG GGAGAAATCGATGCCCATGAGGACAGCTTCAAGGGGACGGACGAGGCTGGTCAGGCCCTCCTCAACACCGGGCACTACGCCTCCGAGGAAGTGAAAGAGAAg CTGGGAGTCCTGGCTGAGGAGAAGGAATCCCTCTTGGAGCTGTGGGAGCTGCGCAGGCAGCAGTACGAGCAGTGCATGGACCTGCAGCTCTTCTACAGGGACACCGAGCAGGTGGACAACTGGATGAGCAAGCAGGAG GCCTTCCTCCTGAACGAGGACCTGGGAGACTCGCTGGACAGTGTGGAGGCCCTGCTGAAGAAGCACGAGGACTTCGAGAAGTCGCTTAGCGCACAGGAGGAGAAAATAACT GCCTTGGATGAATTTGCTACCAAGTTGATCCAGAACAACCACTATGCCAAGGAGGACGTGGCCACCCGTAGGGACGCG CTGCTGAGCCGACGTAACGCCCTGCATGAGCGCGCTCAGTCCCGCCGGGCCGCTCTGGAGGACTCATTCCACCTGCAGCAGTTCTTCCGTGACTCGGACGAGCTGAAGAGCTGGATCAATGAGAAGATGAAGACCGCCACAGACGAGGCCTACAAG gACCCCTCAAACCTGCAGGGCAAAGTGCAGAAGCACCAGGCCTTCGAGGCGGAGCTCTCGGCTAATCAGAGCCGCGTGGACGCCCTGCACAAGTCCGGCCAGGAGCTGCTGGATGCCCGGCACTACGCCTTGGACGAGGTGTCGGCCCGCATGGGCGAGGTCAGCGCCATGTGGAAGCGGCTGCTGGAAGCTACCGAGCTGAAAG GCATCAAGCTCCGCGAGGccaaccagcagcagcagttCAACCGCAACGTGGAGGACATCGAGCTGTGGCTGTATGAGGTGGAGGGCCACCTGGCCTCCGACGACTACGGCAAGGACCTGACGGGCGTTCAGAACCTGCAGAAGAAGCACGCCCTGCTGGAAGCCGACGTGGCCGCCCACCAG GACCGCATAGACGGCATCACCATCCAGGCCCGGCAGTTCCAGGAGGCGGGCCACTTCGACGCCGACACCATCAAGCGGAAGCAGGAGGCGCTGGTGGCCCGCTACGAGGCGCTGAAGGAGCCCATGGCCGCACGCAAGCAGAAGCTGGCCGACTCGCTGCGCCTGCAGCAACTCTTCCGCGACGTGGAGGATGAGGAGACCTGGATCCGTGAGAAGGAGCCCATCGCCGCTTCCACCAACAGGG GGAAGGACTTGATTGGTGTGCAGAATCTTCTGAAGAAGCACCAGGCACTGCAGGCCGAGATCGCAGGCCACGAGCCTCGGATCAAGGCCGTCTCTCAGAAGGGCCAGGCCATGGTGGAAGAGG GTCACTTTGCCGGGGACGAGGTGAAGGCCAAGCTGGCGGAGTTGAGCGGGAAGTGGGAGGTGCTGAAGGGGAAGGCATCCCAGCGTCGCCAGGACCTGGAGGACTCACTGCAGGCACAGCAGTACTTTGCCGACGCCAACGAGGCTGAGTCATGGATGCGGGAGAAGGAGCCCATCGTGGGGAGCCCTGACTACGGCAAGGACGAGGACTCTGCCGAG gctctGTTGAAGAAGCACGAGGCCCTGATGTCTGACCTGAGTGCCTACGGTAGCAGCATCGAGTCCCTGAAGGAGCAGGCCCAGGCTTGCAGG CAACAAGTGGCTCCCACGGATGATGAGACGGGCAAGGAGCTGGTGCTGGCCCTCTACGACTACCAGGAGAAGAGCCCCCGCGAGGTCACCATGAAGAAGGGCGACGTCCTCACCCTGCTCAACAGCACCAACAAG GACTGGTGGAAGGTGGAAGTGAACGACCGGCAAGGCTTCGTGCCGGCCGCCTATGTGAAGAAGCTGGACCCCACGCAGTCCTCATCCCGCGAGAATCTCCTGGACGAGCAGAGCAGCATCGCAGCGCGGCAGGAGCAGATCGAGAACCA GTCTTTGGTCACCAAGGAGGCCTACAGCGTCTCTGTGCGCATGAAGCAGGTGGAAGAATT GTATGGTGCCCTGCTGGAGCTGGGCGAGAAGCGTAAGAACATGCTGGAGAAGAGCTGCAAGAAGTTCATGGTGTTCCGCGAGGCCAGCGAGCTGCAGCAATGGATCAGCGAGAAGGAGAGCGCCCTCACCAGCGAGGAGGTGGCCTCTGACCTGGAGCAGGTGGAGGTGCTGCAGAAGAAGTTTGATGACTTCCAGAAG GACCTGAAGGCCAACGAGTCACGCCTCCGCGACATCAACAACGTGGCATCGGAGCTGGAGGCCGAGGGGCTGATGGCCGAGGAGACGCCCGTCCTGCAGGCGCAG CAACAGGAGATGTTAGGTGCAGCTCCTGGAAAG GATCACCCTGATTCCAAAAATGTCTCCCCATGGAAG TCTATGCGTTTGACTGTACAAACGGTGGCTAGTTTTAACACCATCAAG GAACTGAACGAGCGCTGGAGGTCGCTGCAGAAGTTGGCTGAGGAGAGGAGCAACGTTCTGGGCAGCGCTCACGAGGTGCAGAGGTTCCACAG GGATGCCGACGAGACCAAGGAGTGGATCGAGGAGAAGAATCAGGCCCTGAACACCGACAATTACGGCCATGACCTGGCCAGCGTGCAGGCTCTCCAGCGCAAACACGAGGGCTTCGAGAGAGACCTGGCCGCTCTGGGAGACAAG GTGAACTCCCTGGGCGAGACGGCGGAGCGGCTGATCCAGTCACACCCAGAGGCAGTGGATGACATCCAGGAGAAGTGCACGGAGCTGAACGCGGCCTGGAGCAGCCTGGTGGGCCGAGCCGACCAGCGCAAGGCCAAGCTGGGCAGCTCCCACGACCTGCAGCGGTTCCTCAGCGATTTCAG GGACCTGATGTCCTGGATCAATGGGATTCGGGGGCTGGTGTCGTCGGATGAGCTAGCCAAGGACGTGACGGGAGCAGAGGCTCTGCTGGAGAGGCACCAG GAGCACCGCACAGAGATTGACGCCCGCGCCGGAACTTTCCAAGCCTTCGAACAGTTCGGCCAGCAGCTGCTGGCACGCGGCCACTTTGCCAGCCCTGAGATACAGGAGAAGCTGGAGGCATTGGATCGTGAGCGGGCCGACCTGGAGAAGGCCTGGGTGCAGAGGCGCATGATGCTGGACCAGTGCCTGGAGCTGCAG TTGTTCAACCGCGACTGCGAGCAGGCTGAGAACTGGATGGCAGCCCGCGAGGCCTTCCTGGCGAGCGATGACAAGGGCGACTCCCTGGACAGCGTGGAGGCGCTCATCAAGAAGCACGAGGACTTCGACAAGGCCATCAACGTGCAGGAGGAGAAGATCGCAGCCTTGCAGTCGTTCGCTGACCAGCTCATTGGGGCCGACCACTACTCCAAGCCAGAGATATCGGCTCGCCGGAATGAGGTCTTGGACAG GTGGCGCCGGCTGAAGGCCAAGATGATTGAAAAGCGCTCCAAGCTGGGCGAGTCGCAGACCCTGCAGCAGTTCAGCCGCGACGTGGATGAGATCGAGGCCTGGATCAGCGAGAAGCTGCAGACCGCCACCGACGAGTCCTACAAGGATCCCACCAACATCCAG CTGTCCAAACTGCTG AGCAAACACCAGAAGCACCAGGCCTTTGAGGCGGAGCTGCACGCCAACGCTGACCGCATCCGTGGGGTGATTGACATGGGCAACTCACTCATCCAGAGGGGGGCCTGTGCAGGGAGCGAGGACGCTGTCAAG GTGCGGCTCAGTGCCCTGGATGACCAGTGGCAGTTCCTGGTGAATAAGTCTGCAGAGAAGAGCCAGAAGCTGAAGGAGGCCAACAAGCAGCAGAACTTCAACACAGGCATCAAGGACTTTGACTTCTGGCTCTCTGAG GTGGAGGCTCTGCTTGCCTCTGAGGATTATGGGAAGGACTTGGCCTCTGTCAACAACCTGCTGAAAAAACACCAGCTTCTGGAGGCTGACATCTCTGCCCACGAG GACCGCCTGAAGGACCTGAATGGTCAGGCTGACAGCCTGATGGCCAGCAACGCATTTGACACCTCCCAGGTGAAGGACAAGCGTGACGCGGTCAACGGACGCTTCGGCAAGATCAAGAGCATGGCTGCTGGCCGCCGTGCCAAGCTCAATGAGTCGCATCGGCTGCACCAGTTCTTCAGGGACCTGGACGATGAGGAATCCTGGATCAA GGAGAAGAAGCTACTGGTAAGCTCTGAAGACTATGGCCGTGATCTGACAGGTGTGCAGAACCTGAGGAAGAAACACAAGAGGCTTGAGGCAGAGCTGGGTGCCCACGAGCCAGCCATACAG TCTGTGCTTGACACTGGTAAGAAGCTTTCGGACGACAACACCATTGGCCAGGAGGAGATACAGCAGAGGCTGGCTCAGTTTGTGGAGCACTGGAAGGAGCTGAAGGACCTGGCAGCTGCTCG AGGACAGAGGTTAGAGGAGTCGTTGGAGTATCAGCAGTTTGTGGCCAacgtggaggaggaagaggccTGGATCAATGAGAAGCTGAACTTGGTGGGAAGTGAAGATTATGGGGACACTTTGGCCGCTGTGCAG GGCTTGCTGAAGAAACATGAGGCATTTGAAACGGACTTCACCGTGCACAGGGACAGGGTGAGCGACGTGTGCTCCAACGGAGATGAGCTCATCAGCAAG AACAACCACCATGTGGACAACATCAGTGCCAAGATGAAGGCCCTGCGTGGTAAAGTGTCCGAGCTGGAGAGGGCGGCCGCCCAGAGGAAAACCAAGCTGGATGAGAACTCTGCCTTCCTGCAGTTCAACTGGAAGGCCGACGTGGTGGAGTCTTGGATCG GCGAGAAAGAGAACAGCCTGAAGACCGACGATTACGGCAGAGACCTCTCTTCCGTCCAGACGCTGCTAACTAAGCAG GAAACGTTCGACGCCGGGCTGCAGGCCTTCCAGCAGGAGGGCATCACCAACATCACGGCACTCAAGGACCAGCTGTTGGCGGCCAAGCATGTGCAGTCACGCGCCATCGAGGCCCGTCATGCAGCCCTCATGAAGCGCTGGAACCAGCTGCTCGCCAACTCGGCCGACCGCAAGAAGAAGCTGTTGGAGGCCCAGAAGCACTTCAGGAAG GTTGAGGACCTTTTCTTGACCTTTGCTAAGAAAGCCTCAGCCTTCAACAGCTGGTTCGAGAATGCAGAGGAGGACCTGACTGACCCAGTTCGCTGTAACTCCCTGGAGGAGATCCGGGCTCTCCGTGATGCCCATGAGGccttccgctcctcgctcagcTCCGCCGAGGCTGACTTCAGCCAGCTGGCTGAGCTGGACCGGCAGATCAAGAGCTACCAGGTGATGTCCAACCCCTATACCTGGTTCACCATGGAGGCTCTGGAAGAAACCTGGAGGAACCTGCAGAAGATCATCAAG GAGCGGGAGCTGGAGCTGCAGAAGGAGCAGCGGCGCCAGGAGGAGAATGACAAACTGCGGCAGGAGTTTGCGCAACACGCCAACGCCTTCCACCAGTGGCTGCAGGAGACCAG GACATATCTTCTGGATGG CATAGCCTATCGGCGGGTTATCCATGTCTATCAGTACGAAGTCGATGATGATCTTTCTGGaag GTCCTGCATGGTGGAGGAATCGGGGACCCTGGAATCCCAGCTGGAAGCAACTAAG CGCAAGCACCAGGAGATCCGGGCTATGCGCAGCCAGCTCAAGAAGATTGAGGACCTGGGGGCGGCCATGGAGGAGGCCCTGATCCTGGATAACAAGTACACAGAGCACAGCACGGTGGGGTTGGCGCAGCAGTGGGACCAGCTGGACCAGCTGGGTATGAGGATGCAGCACAACCTGGAGCAGCAGATCCAGGCCAG GAACACCACAGGTGTGACAGAGGAGGCCCTGAAGGAATTCAGCATGATGTTCAA GCATTTCGACAAGGACAAGTCGGGCCGTCTCAACCACCAGGAGTTCAAGTCCTGCCTGCGTTCCCTGGGCTACGACCTGCCCATGGTGGAGGAGGGGGAACCCGACCCGGAGTTCGAGGCCATCCTGGATACTGTCGACCCCAACAG GGATGGTCACGTGTCCCTGCAAGAGTACATGGCCTTTATGATCAGCCGGGAGACGGAGAACGTCAAGTCCAGCGAGGAGATCGAGAGTGCCTTCCGGGCCCTTAGTGCTGAGAACAAGCCCTACGTGACCAAGGAGGAACTGTACCAG AACCTGACCAAGGAACAGGCAGACTACTGCATCTCGCACATGAAGCCGTACATGGACAGCAAGGGCCGCGAGCTGCCCTCCGCCTTCGATTTTGTGGAGTTCACCCGCTCACTCTTCGTCAATTAG